A part of Aegilops tauschii subsp. strangulata cultivar AL8/78 chromosome 2, Aet v6.0, whole genome shotgun sequence genomic DNA contains:
- the LOC109785760 gene encoding GDSL esterase/lipase At1g28600-like, producing the protein MRPPHAALLLLFILAYFRGAYSSGSQSRFTSIISFGDSFADTGNLVMWADPVLPGLLLKNLPYGETFFGHPTGRATNGRLVLDFVAEALGLPSVPPYLAKESNFSTGVNFAVVGAPALTLTYLQGQNLTVNPPINSSLYDQLLWFQKLKPSLCKGQGADCFRSSLFVMGEFGANDYRSFLLSNRTVEQATTYVPQIVDSISQGLEILIQYGAKYIIVPDIFPLGCVPTVLTKLASPNKADYYRNGCLKSANRLGRYHNSLLRQRIKLLRHKYPHAKIIAAEYYRPVLAFLDMPGHFRLNSSTTLLTCCGAGGPPYNYDFDSECGRPGVMTCADPSQALQLDGFHLTESAYKAVADGWLHGLLICLVFL; encoded by the exons ATGAGGCCACCTCACGCAGCGCTCCTCTTGCTCTTCATCCTAGCGTACTTCCGCGGTGCCTACTCCAGTGGCAGCCAGAGCCGTTTCACATCCATAATCAGCTTCGGCGACTCCTTCGCCGACACCGGTAATTTGGTCATGTGGGCTGATCCCGTCCTTCCAGGTCTACTACTCAAGAACCTCCCCTACGGCGAGACCTTCTTCGGCCACCCCACCGGACGTGCCACCAACGGCCGCCTTGTGCTGGACTTCGTCG CCGAAGCTCTGGGTCTGCCTTCCGTGCCGCCGTACCTCGCCAAGGAGAGTAACTTCTCCACCGGAGTAAACTTCGCCGTGGTAGGAGCTCCGGCTCTGACCCTGACATACCTGCAGGGACAGAATTTGACTGTGAACCCTCCTATCAATAGTTCCCTCTATGATCAGCTCCTGTGGTTCCAGAAACTGAAGCCTTCGCTCTGCAAGG GACAAGGTGCTGATTGCTTCAGGAGCTCTCTGTTTGTCATGGGAGAGTTTGGAGCAAATGACTACAGGAGCTTCCTTCTGTCCAACAGGACTGTGGAACAAGCCACAACTTATGTTCCCCAAATCGTTGACAGCATCTCCCAAGGCCTAGAG ATACTGATCCAGTACGGCGCCAAGTACATCATTGTGCCAGACATCTTCCCACTTGGCTGCGTACCCACAGTGCTCACAAAGCTTGCTAGCCCAAACAAAGCGGATTACTATCGGAACGGATGCCTGAAGAGTGCGAACAGGCTGGGGCGCTACCACAACTCTCTCCTCCGCCAGCGGATCAAATTGCTCCGGCACAAGTACCCCCATGCGAAGATCATTGCCGCTGAATACTACCGACCCGTCCTTGCCTTTCTAGATATGCCAGGGCATTTTA GACTGAATAGCAGCACAACCCTCCTCACCTGTTGTGGTGCTGGAGGACCTCCTTATAACTATGACTTCGACTCAGAGTGCGGGCGGCCGGGTGTGATGACGTGTGCAGATCCATCTCAGGCCCTTCAATTGGATGGTTTCCACCTCACGGAGTCCGCCTACAAGGCCGTTGCCGATGGGTGGCTCCATGGCCTCTTGATATGCCTagtcttcctgtga
- the LOC109733109 gene encoding GDSL esterase/lipase At1g28600, with protein MRTPHGALLLLFILACLRGAYSGGGRSRFTSIISFGDSYADTGNLVMWADPVLPGLPLKNLPYGETFFGHPTGRATDGRLVLDFIAEALGLPSVPPYLAKGSNFSAGVNFAVVGAPALNLTYLQGLNLTVNPPINSSLHDQLAWFQKLKPSLCKGQGTDCFESSLFVMGEFGGNDYISFLLSNRTVEQARPYVPQIVDSISRGVERLVQHGAKYIVVADIFPIGCLPGALTKLANPNKVEYDRHGCLKRVNRLARYHNSLLRQQIMMLRYKYPHTKIIVVEYYKPFLAFLDMPEHFGLNSSTTLLTCCGAGGPPYNYDFNAGCGLPSVTACANPYQALQWDGFHLTESAYRTVANGWLHGPYADPPIMHVAR; from the exons ATGAGAACGCCTCATGGAGCGCTCCTCTTGCTCTTCATCCTGGCGTGCCTCCGCGGTGCGTACTCCGGTGGCGGCCGGAGCCGCTTCACCTCCataatcagcttcggggactcgTACGCCGACACGGGTAACTTGGTCATGTGGGCTGATCCCGTCCTTCCGGGTCTACCACTCAAGAACCTCCCCTACGGCGAGACCTTCTTCGGCCACCCCACCGGACGAGCCACCGATGGCCGACTGGTCCTGGACTTCATCG CCGAGGCTTTGGGTCTGCCTTCCGTGCCGCCGTACCTCGCAAAGGGGAGCAACTTCTCCGCCGGAGTAAACTTCGCCGTGGTAGGAGCGCCGGCTCTGAACCTGACATACCTGCAAGGACTGAACTTGACCGTGAACCCTCCGATCAACAGCTCCCTCCACGATCAGCTCGCGTGGTTCCAGAAACTCAAGCCTTCCCTCTGCAAGG GGCAAGGTACTGACTGCTTTGAGAGCTCCCTGTTTGTCATGGGAGAGTTTGGAGGAAATGACTACATAAGCTTCCTTCTGTCCAACAGAACTGTTGAACAAGCCAGACCTTATGTTCCTCAAATTGTCGACAGCATTTCCAGAGGCGTAGAG AGACTAGTCCAGCATGGCGCAAAGTACATCGTTGTGGCAGACATCTTCCCAATTGGCTGCCTACCGGGAGCGCTCACAAAGCTTGCTAACCCAAACAAGGTGGAGTATGATCGGCATGGATGCCTGAAGAGAGTGAATAGGTTGGCCCGCTACCACAACTCTCTCCTCCGTCAACAGATCATGATGCTCCGGTACAAGTACCCACATACTAAGATCATTGTCGTGGAGTACTACAAACCCTTCCTTGCATTTTTAGATATGCCAGAACATTTTG GACTGAATAGCAGCACAACCCTCCTCACCTGTTGTGGTGCAGGAGGCCCTCCTTATAACTACGACTTCAACGCAGGGTGCGGCCTGCCGAGTGTGACAGCATGCGCAAATCCATACCAAGCGCTTCAGTGGGATGGTTTCCACCTTACGGAGTCCGCCTACAGGACCGTTGCCAATGGTTGGCTCCATGGCCCCTACGCCGATCCACCAATAATGCACGTTGCACGCTAG